In one Brevibacillus choshinensis genomic region, the following are encoded:
- the pckA gene encoding phosphoenolpyruvate carboxykinase (ATP) has translation METNTVHKLTDILGAAKVYNNLPVAKLVEMAVKRGEGILTDKGALNALTGKFTGRSPKDKFVVDEASVHDKINWGPVNQPISSENFLRLQQDVLEYLQGKELFVFDGFAGADTTYRLPIRVVNEYAWHNLFARQLFIRPSEEELANHEAEFTVVYAPNFKANPAVHGTNSETFIVLSFEHKTVLIGGTEYAGEMKKSIFSVMNFMLPERNVLSMHCSANVGKDGDVALFFGLSGTGKTTLSADPNRFLIGDDEHGWSDNGVFNIEGGCYAKCINLSAEGEPQIWNAIQFGTVLENVDIDSETHKANYDSAKYTENTRAAYPVEMINGAVIPGVGAQPNVIVFLTADSFGVLPPISKLTKEQAMYHFLSGYTSKMAGTERGVTAPQTEFSTCFGSPFLPLHPVVYAEMLGKKIDERDVQVYLVNTGWTGGPVGVGSRMKLSYTRAMVTAALNGELETVDYVADATFGVQVPTTCPNVPAEVLQPRNTWANKEDYDKQAADLASRFIENFQKKFPNAADIAQAGPKA, from the coding sequence ATGGAGACCAACACAGTTCATAAGCTTACTGACATTCTAGGGGCTGCAAAGGTTTATAACAACTTGCCTGTTGCGAAGCTCGTGGAAATGGCGGTTAAGCGTGGCGAAGGGATTTTGACCGACAAGGGGGCGCTCAATGCGCTAACAGGCAAGTTTACTGGCCGTTCGCCAAAGGACAAATTTGTGGTGGACGAAGCTTCCGTACACGATAAAATCAACTGGGGTCCGGTTAACCAACCAATCTCCTCTGAGAATTTTCTGCGTTTGCAACAAGATGTACTCGAATACCTGCAGGGAAAAGAACTGTTTGTGTTTGACGGTTTTGCCGGTGCGGACACAACTTACCGCTTGCCGATCCGTGTAGTGAACGAATACGCTTGGCACAATCTGTTTGCTCGTCAACTGTTCATCCGTCCTTCTGAAGAAGAACTGGCGAACCACGAAGCAGAGTTCACAGTAGTGTATGCACCAAACTTCAAAGCAAACCCGGCTGTACACGGAACCAATTCCGAAACGTTCATCGTGCTGAGCTTTGAGCACAAAACCGTTTTGATCGGTGGTACAGAATACGCAGGTGAAATGAAGAAATCGATCTTCAGCGTCATGAACTTCATGCTGCCTGAGCGCAACGTGTTGTCCATGCACTGCTCTGCAAACGTGGGCAAAGATGGTGACGTCGCTCTGTTCTTCGGTCTGTCCGGTACAGGGAAAACGACGCTTTCTGCTGACCCGAACCGCTTCCTGATCGGTGACGACGAGCACGGCTGGTCTGACAACGGCGTGTTCAACATCGAAGGCGGATGCTACGCAAAATGCATCAACCTCTCTGCAGAGGGCGAGCCGCAAATCTGGAACGCGATTCAATTCGGTACCGTTCTGGAAAATGTAGATATCGACAGCGAAACACACAAAGCAAACTACGATAGTGCAAAATACACGGAAAACACCCGTGCAGCATACCCGGTTGAAATGATTAACGGCGCTGTAATTCCTGGCGTAGGTGCTCAACCAAACGTGATCGTGTTCCTGACAGCAGACTCTTTCGGGGTATTGCCTCCGATCTCCAAGCTGACAAAAGAACAAGCGATGTACCACTTCCTGTCCGGTTACACAAGCAAAATGGCAGGAACAGAGCGTGGCGTAACTGCTCCGCAAACCGAGTTCTCCACTTGCTTCGGATCCCCGTTCCTGCCGCTGCACCCAGTGGTATATGCGGAAATGCTCGGCAAGAAGATCGATGAGCGCGACGTACAAGTATATCTGGTGAACACTGGTTGGACTGGTGGACCAGTGGGCGTAGGTAGCCGTATGAAGCTGTCCTACACGCGTGCAATGGTTACCGCAGCATTGAACGGCGAGCTGGAGACAGTAGACTACGTGGCAGACGCAACCTTTGGCGTACAAGTGCCAACGACTTGCCCGAACGTACCTGCTGAGGTTCTGCAACCACGCAACACATGGGCAAACAAAGAAGACTACGATAAACAGGCTGCTGATCTGGCTTCCCGTTTCATCGAAAACTTCCAAAAGAAATTCCCGAACGCTGCGGATATCGCACAAGCAGGTCCAAAAGCGTAA
- a CDS encoding aminotransferase-like domain-containing protein has translation MNRVTQMFAFSKRNPDLPLMGAAYATTQPEIMPFAYGFPAPQAFPVEAFQEAAHSALLLEGTRALQYTGGPGQKQVVSWIIERTPLRGMEAGLHQILVTTGSMQAIDMATRVLTDEGDDVWVESPSFFGTIRSFITNGLNIRSFPIDDEGLCVEELEAALQDAKRLGEKLPKLLYVMPHYQNPSGITLSVERRKKLAELALHYDFYILEDDAYVELNFSGDYIPSIYSFAPERVVYISTFSKILAPGIRLGWAIADSEVIERMKLFKPDGLTSVFVQEVVGQMLQKMDFSAHIKRLNEMYRVRRDVMIAELRRVFGDGITFQVPDGGFFLWVRFPEGVNTTDMLTHALECGVSFLDGQNFYLTGIDGTRYARLCYTYCDEASIIKGVAALHEASIRCRCPQ, from the coding sequence CGCATACGGATTTCCCGCACCGCAGGCGTTTCCGGTAGAAGCCTTTCAGGAAGCGGCTCATTCTGCCTTGCTGCTAGAGGGGACAAGAGCTCTGCAATACACAGGGGGGCCTGGTCAAAAGCAGGTTGTCTCATGGATCATTGAGCGCACCCCCCTTCGTGGCATGGAGGCTGGACTTCATCAAATCCTCGTGACGACAGGTTCGATGCAAGCGATTGATATGGCCACGCGGGTTTTGACAGATGAAGGAGATGATGTCTGGGTAGAGTCTCCTTCGTTTTTCGGGACGATTCGTTCGTTCATTACAAATGGACTGAATATTCGTTCGTTTCCGATTGACGATGAGGGACTCTGTGTAGAGGAGCTCGAGGCAGCCTTGCAGGATGCGAAAAGACTTGGTGAGAAATTGCCCAAGCTCCTTTACGTCATGCCGCACTACCAGAATCCCTCGGGTATCACACTCTCTGTAGAACGGCGCAAGAAGTTGGCTGAACTGGCTCTTCACTACGATTTTTATATTCTCGAGGACGATGCCTACGTCGAACTCAACTTCTCCGGTGACTACATACCTTCGATTTATTCGTTTGCACCTGAGCGGGTCGTCTACATCAGTACATTCTCCAAGATTCTGGCTCCTGGTATTCGATTGGGCTGGGCCATTGCAGATAGCGAAGTCATCGAAAGAATGAAATTGTTCAAGCCAGACGGACTGACCAGCGTATTCGTCCAGGAGGTCGTCGGTCAGATGCTGCAAAAGATGGACTTTTCCGCTCATATCAAGCGCCTGAATGAGATGTACCGTGTGCGCAGAGATGTCATGATCGCAGAGCTCCGACGGGTCTTTGGGGATGGGATCACCTTTCAAGTTCCGGACGGGGGCTTCTTTCTCTGGGTTCGTTTTCCCGAGGGGGTGAATACCACTGATATGCTGACACATGCGCTTGAGTGTGGGGTAAGCTTTTTGGATGGACAAAACTTTTATCTTACCGGAATAGATGGAACACGTTATGCGCGGTTATGTTACACCTATTGCGATGAAGCCTCGATCATAAAGGGTGTGGCGGCATTACACGAAGCCTCGATCAGGTGTCGATGTCCTCAATAG